Proteins co-encoded in one Cinclus cinclus chromosome Z, bCinCin1.1, whole genome shotgun sequence genomic window:
- the SMN1 gene encoding survival motor neuron protein isoform X2 has translation MADGVLFRRGTGQSDDSDIWDDTALIKAYDKAVASFKNALKNGECSEPSEKQDQRLVIKRKSHKKIRNRKKNNTAPLKQWKVGDSCSAVWSEDGNLYLATIASINQKRGTCVVTYTGYGNQEEQNLADLLPPASDETNDSETPYSTDESEKSSQSPRNKNNCTKARFSPQNLRFPTPPLPAPGLGKSGSKFKAPPSFLSCGPPPFPAGPPLIPPPPPPMRPDSADDDEALGSMLIAWYMSGYHTGYYLGLKQSRMEAALERQTHAK, from the exons ATGGCGGACGGAGTGCTGTTCCGGCGTGGCACCGGACAG AGCGACGACTCGGATATCTGGGACGACACGGCTCTCATCAAGGCGTACGACAAGGCGGTGGCCTCCTTCAAG AATGCCTTAAAGAATGGAGAATGCTCGGAGCCTTCAGAGAAGCAGGATCAGCGCCTTGTGATAAAGAGAAAAAGCCATAAAAAGATCAGAAATAGAAAGAAGAACAATACAGCGCCTTTGAAACAG TGGAAGGTTGGTGacagctgcagtgctgtttgGTCTGAGGATGGTAATTTGTATCTAGCAACTATTGCCTCCATCAACCAGAAGAGGGGCACATGTGTTGTCACTTACACGGGATATGGAAATCAAGAGGAGCAGAACCTGGCTGATCTACTTCCTCCTGCCAGCGATGAAACT AATGACAGTGAGACTCCATATTCAACAGATGAAAGTGAAAAATCTTCCCAGTCACCCCGAAACAAAAACAACTGCACAAAAGCAAGATTTTCCCCTCAAAACTTGAGATTTCCCACACCaccactgccagccccaggccTAGGAAAG TCTGGATCAAAATTCAAGGCACCTCCATCATTTTTATCTTGCGGGCCCCCACCTTTCCCAGCAGGACCACCA TTGATtcctcctccaccaccacccaTGAGACCAGACTCTGCTGACGATGATGAAGCGTTGGGGAGCATGTTAATAGCCTGGTACATGAGTGGTTACCACACTGGATATTACCTG GGTTTAAAACAAAGCCGAATGGAAGCAGCACTGGAGAGACAAACCCATGCAAAGTGA
- the SERF1A gene encoding small EDRK-rich factor 1, whose amino-acid sequence MGTNSSWQCLLGSIGDTSGNQRELARQKNLKKTQEIHKGKRKEDSLSASQRKQRDSEIMQQKQKAANERKSLQAGAK is encoded by the exons ATGGGGACAAACAGTTCTTGGCAATGTTTACTTGGAAGCATTGGTGATACAA GTGGGAACCAGCGTGAACTTGCCCGCCAAAAGAACCTGAAGAAAACTCAGGAGATTCACaaaggcaaaaggaaagaaGATAGCTTGTCTGCTTCTCAGAGGAAACAGAG GGACTCTGAAATCatgcagcaaaagcaaaaagcagctaATGAAAGGAAGTCTCTGCAGGCAGGAGCAAAATGA
- the SMN1 gene encoding survival motor neuron protein isoform X1 — translation MADGVLFRRGTGQSDDSDIWDDTALIKAYDKAVASFKNALKNGECSEPSEKQDQRLVIKRKSHKKIRNRKKNNTAPLKQWKVGDSCSAVWSEDGNLYLATIASINQKRGTCVVTYTGYGNQEEQNLADLLPPASDETVNGMGHSGENDSETPYSTDESEKSSQSPRNKNNCTKARFSPQNLRFPTPPLPAPGLGKSGSKFKAPPSFLSCGPPPFPAGPPLIPPPPPPMRPDSADDDEALGSMLIAWYMSGYHTGYYLGLKQSRMEAALERQTHAK, via the exons ATGGCGGACGGAGTGCTGTTCCGGCGTGGCACCGGACAG AGCGACGACTCGGATATCTGGGACGACACGGCTCTCATCAAGGCGTACGACAAGGCGGTGGCCTCCTTCAAG AATGCCTTAAAGAATGGAGAATGCTCGGAGCCTTCAGAGAAGCAGGATCAGCGCCTTGTGATAAAGAGAAAAAGCCATAAAAAGATCAGAAATAGAAAGAAGAACAATACAGCGCCTTTGAAACAG TGGAAGGTTGGTGacagctgcagtgctgtttgGTCTGAGGATGGTAATTTGTATCTAGCAACTATTGCCTCCATCAACCAGAAGAGGGGCACATGTGTTGTCACTTACACGGGATATGGAAATCAAGAGGAGCAGAACCTGGCTGATCTACTTCCTCCTGCCAGCGATGAAACTGTAAATGGGATGGGGCATTCTGGAGAG AATGACAGTGAGACTCCATATTCAACAGATGAAAGTGAAAAATCTTCCCAGTCACCCCGAAACAAAAACAACTGCACAAAAGCAAGATTTTCCCCTCAAAACTTGAGATTTCCCACACCaccactgccagccccaggccTAGGAAAG TCTGGATCAAAATTCAAGGCACCTCCATCATTTTTATCTTGCGGGCCCCCACCTTTCCCAGCAGGACCACCA TTGATtcctcctccaccaccacccaTGAGACCAGACTCTGCTGACGATGATGAAGCGTTGGGGAGCATGTTAATAGCCTGGTACATGAGTGGTTACCACACTGGATATTACCTG GGTTTAAAACAAAGCCGAATGGAAGCAGCACTGGAGAGACAAACCCATGCAAAGTGA